One bacterium genomic window carries:
- a CDS encoding NADP-dependent oxidoreductase, with protein sequence MTERINRQWLLARRPVGMVSPLDFEFRQEPIPELAKGQYLVRNLYISFDPTMRGWMEDRESYMPSVSIGEVMRCSAVGQVVESKNPAFAEGDIVSGLLGMQEYAVAGQGFVHGAPVPDGTPSTWPLGVVGITGMTAYFGLLEIGKPAPGETVLVSGAAGATGSVAAQIAKLEGCRVVGIAGGPEKCALLMDEFGLDGAIDYKAEDVGRRIRELCPEGVHVYFDNVGGSILEAALAHLARGARVVLCGGISGYSETSPPPGPRNLMNLVLQRGRMEGFIIIDYVARFPEATAKLAKWVGEGKIIHHEDIQEGIENAPETFLRLFRGQNTGKQLLKVGDPM encoded by the coding sequence ATGACCGAACGCATCAATCGTCAGTGGCTTCTGGCCCGCCGGCCTGTTGGTATGGTGAGCCCTTTGGATTTCGAGTTCAGGCAGGAGCCGATTCCCGAACTCGCCAAAGGTCAGTACCTGGTTCGCAATCTCTACATTTCCTTCGATCCCACGATGCGCGGATGGATGGAAGACCGAGAGAGCTATATGCCGTCGGTATCGATTGGTGAGGTCATGCGCTGCAGCGCGGTAGGGCAGGTCGTCGAGTCGAAGAACCCCGCGTTTGCAGAAGGCGATATCGTCAGCGGTCTGCTCGGAATGCAGGAGTACGCGGTCGCTGGGCAGGGTTTCGTTCACGGAGCTCCGGTGCCCGATGGGACCCCGTCGACCTGGCCACTCGGAGTGGTGGGTATCACCGGGATGACGGCCTATTTCGGTCTACTCGAAATCGGCAAGCCCGCGCCCGGTGAAACAGTGCTCGTCTCAGGCGCCGCCGGGGCGACCGGCTCGGTCGCCGCGCAGATCGCGAAGCTCGAAGGCTGTCGCGTTGTCGGGATCGCGGGTGGCCCTGAGAAGTGCGCGCTCTTGATGGATGAGTTCGGTCTGGACGGCGCGATCGACTACAAAGCCGAGGATGTAGGGCGACGCATCAGAGAGCTCTGCCCCGAGGGTGTCCATGTCTACTTCGACAATGTCGGCGGTTCGATCCTCGAAGCGGCCCTGGCCCATCTTGCGAGAGGTGCGCGGGTCGTTCTCTGCGGTGGCATCTCTGGCTACAGCGAGACGAGCCCACCGCCCGGACCCCGCAATCTGATGAACCTCGTGCTTCAACGCGGTCGCATGGAGGGTTTCATCATCATCGACTACGTGGCGCGTTTTCCCGAGGCCACAGCGAAGTTGGCCAAATGGGTAGGCGAGGGGAAGATCATCCACCACGAGGATATCCAGGAGGGAATCGAAAACGCTCCCGAGACCTTCCTTCGTCTGTTCCGAGGCCAGAACACTGGCAAGCAGCTGTTGAAGGTCGGCGACCCGATGTAA
- a CDS encoding acetoacetate decarboxylase family protein, whose protein sequence is MAKKRASHPKKRGYSMPELSGLYGKPPFEYREAKQITVEFQTDPRVLRKLVPSPLTPNRDAKMFVSSAEFLCSGFGRYLEAHVYTHATFQRRLVNFSIYLVLDSDVAIGAGREIWGFPKKFGRLSLDMKDDVVSTRVERGGRTIIDAAVHLAELGTAEDLGGTPEWIAHRFIPNVSLSAPPDIDQLTSTTLTNVVTHDVHKGAATLAFGSSPADRLEVIPIHKVTGGFYSDYQFTLGDGEVIHDYLA, encoded by the coding sequence ATGGCCAAGAAACGCGCGAGCCACCCGAAGAAGCGAGGCTATAGCATGCCTGAGCTATCCGGTCTCTACGGCAAGCCGCCGTTTGAGTACCGAGAAGCCAAGCAAATCACAGTCGAGTTTCAGACCGATCCCCGCGTCCTGCGAAAACTGGTGCCGTCGCCTTTGACTCCAAACAGGGACGCGAAGATGTTCGTTTCATCCGCCGAGTTTCTGTGCTCCGGATTCGGCCGCTACCTCGAAGCGCACGTCTACACCCATGCTACCTTTCAGCGCCGACTCGTCAATTTCAGTATCTATCTCGTTCTCGACAGCGACGTGGCCATCGGAGCGGGACGCGAGATCTGGGGTTTCCCGAAGAAGTTCGGACGTCTGAGCCTGGACATGAAAGACGATGTCGTCAGCACCCGCGTCGAACGCGGTGGACGCACGATCATCGATGCAGCTGTGCACCTCGCCGAACTCGGCACGGCGGAGGACCTGGGCGGCACTCCGGAGTGGATTGCGCACCGCTTCATTCCAAACGTATCGCTTTCGGCGCCACCCGATATCGATCAGCTGACTTCGACCACGCTGACCAACGTCGTCACCCATGACGTTCACAAAGGCGCAGCGACACTCGCGTTCGGTTCCTCACCCGCCGATCGGCTCGAGGTGATTCCGATCCATAAGGTCACCGGTGGGTTCTATTCCGACTATCAATTCACTCTAGGCGACGGCGAAGTCATCCACGATTACCTCGCCTGA
- a CDS encoding cytochrome C: MSSPSTCIRRLGSAYLVAVLWLYAPAVAAQNWERLIMPGPVIEAHAEFEGECSQCHRPFRKLEQRELCLDCHDHAPIADDINALAGFHGGATVRSVECSRCHTEHIGREADVVGLDPSSFDHSLTDYALRGRHRTASCAKCHETGRPHREAPAKCSDCHGEDDPHRGALGETCADCHDESSWRKAEFEHSKTEFPLIGRHAKVPCVSCHPDEHYSPTPTDCISCHDGVHDPHAGRYGRDCRTCHTAHGWDRIEFQHDKDTDFALRGSHRSLACDSCHTGPSIQDKLERSCATCHRADDQHKGRFGENCVECHSEKSWKDEKFDHGQTVFPLHGAHRSVSCLRCHTGVLEKAEVTRTCQNCHPGDDVHAGQQGESCEQCHNAEGWTKRVFFEHDLTRFPLLGVHAAAACEECHTNSRFQDTSTSCQECHASHDFHKGTMGSECSHCHNPNGWNFWTFDHAQQTDFALDGAHEGRLCHDCHTTRVQGKLSRSSSCNSCHRDDDIHLSRFGIDCARCHTNERWNVIRRIR; encoded by the coding sequence ATGTCGTCGCCGTCCACATGTATTAGGCGCCTGGGCAGTGCGTACCTGGTCGCGGTCTTGTGGCTGTACGCTCCGGCAGTGGCCGCTCAGAACTGGGAACGCCTGATCATGCCGGGTCCGGTGATCGAAGCCCACGCAGAGTTCGAAGGTGAATGCAGCCAATGCCATCGACCCTTTCGCAAACTCGAGCAGCGAGAACTCTGCCTGGACTGTCACGATCACGCTCCCATCGCGGACGACATCAATGCCCTTGCGGGATTCCACGGCGGCGCCACAGTTCGCTCGGTAGAGTGCAGCCGCTGTCATACCGAGCACATCGGCCGCGAAGCAGACGTCGTCGGACTCGACCCGAGCAGTTTCGACCATTCACTCACAGACTACGCACTTCGCGGCCGACACCGGACTGCTTCCTGCGCGAAATGTCACGAGACGGGTCGGCCTCACCGGGAAGCACCCGCGAAATGCTCCGATTGCCACGGAGAAGACGATCCGCATCGCGGGGCACTCGGAGAGACCTGCGCCGATTGCCACGACGAGTCGAGTTGGAGAAAGGCCGAATTCGAGCATTCGAAGACCGAGTTCCCTCTGATCGGTCGTCACGCCAAGGTGCCCTGTGTCTCCTGTCACCCTGATGAGCACTATTCCCCGACGCCAACGGACTGCATTTCGTGTCACGACGGCGTTCACGACCCGCACGCTGGACGTTACGGCCGGGACTGCCGAACCTGCCACACGGCCCATGGCTGGGATCGAATCGAGTTTCAGCACGACAAAGATACCGACTTCGCACTGCGCGGAAGCCACCGTTCCCTCGCATGTGATTCGTGTCACACCGGCCCTTCAATTCAAGACAAGCTGGAACGAAGCTGCGCCACATGCCACCGGGCCGATGATCAACACAAAGGACGCTTTGGCGAGAACTGTGTCGAGTGTCACAGCGAGAAATCGTGGAAGGACGAAAAGTTTGATCACGGACAGACGGTATTCCCCCTGCACGGAGCCCACCGCTCCGTCAGTTGCTTGCGATGCCATACGGGCGTCCTCGAAAAGGCGGAAGTCACCCGGACCTGCCAGAACTGTCATCCCGGAGACGATGTGCACGCAGGCCAGCAGGGAGAGAGTTGTGAGCAATGCCACAACGCGGAAGGTTGGACGAAACGTGTCTTTTTCGAACACGACCTGACCCGGTTTCCGCTGCTCGGAGTCCACGCCGCAGCCGCCTGCGAGGAGTGCCATACGAACTCCCGCTTCCAGGATACTTCGACGAGTTGCCAGGAATGCCACGCATCTCATGACTTCCACAAGGGCACCATGGGCTCCGAGTGCTCACACTGCCACAACCCCAATGGATGGAACTTCTGGACTTTCGACCATGCGCAGCAGACGGATTTCGCACTGGACGGTGCGCACGAAGGCCGACTCTGCCACGACTGCCACACGACCAGGGTCCAGGGCAAGCTCTCGCGTTCTTCTTCTTGCAATAGCTGTCACCGAGACGACGATATTCACCTGAGCCGCTTCGGCATCGATTGCGCTCGCTGTCACACCAATGAGCGTTGGAACGTCATCCGGAGAATTCGGTGA
- a CDS encoding methylmalonyl-CoA mutase encodes MTADRPVRILLAILGLDQHEAGAFAVARLLRDAGMEVIYLGRFATPESVAAAALEEGVDVIGLSCHSWEYLYYLDELFGLLTSRALNIPVVVGGSVLSRDDKNEIQAKGVAAAFGPGADADEIVEQIRSLAKVRRHRQDEARRQDQAR; translated from the coding sequence ATGACAGCCGACCGGCCGGTGCGAATTCTGCTCGCGATCCTCGGACTCGATCAGCACGAAGCTGGCGCGTTCGCGGTTGCGCGACTGCTGCGCGATGCGGGCATGGAAGTGATCTATCTGGGCCGCTTCGCGACACCGGAATCGGTGGCTGCTGCAGCCCTCGAAGAAGGTGTCGACGTCATCGGGCTGTCGTGCCACTCGTGGGAGTATCTGTACTACCTCGATGAACTATTCGGACTTCTTACCAGCCGTGCACTGAATATCCCCGTCGTGGTTGGGGGGTCGGTACTTTCTCGGGACGACAAGAACGAGATCCAGGCGAAAGGTGTCGCCGCAGCATTCGGCCCCGGGGCCGACGCTGACGAGATCGTGGAGCAGATCCGCAGTCTCGCCAAAGTCCGCCGACACCGGCAGGACGAGGCCCGGCGGCAGGATCAGGCGAGGTAA
- a CDS encoding phytanoyl-CoA dioxygenase family protein, which yields MLPDGFSELDFDEYHQVELPRLLAEGNGALAFAEVKRRGSLAFRIAGGSAYTYTTGSNGIDILPGDETARTVLELSHEAWQEIVHEIQTAPGLLYRGEINCLRGKAIRLVVWEPALRAIYNGRPIFNPEEFELTDRHGAPLDPATAFTLDDDRTDMTHFLRNAGYLVVKRVFSAQEVSLFQEQAEELRRTAVQGDRKSWWGKNAAGDSVLCRVTNAGRADSFRGLYRDPRITGLIDLSDTKLESRGEKAGDDCATVIFKNPDMAEGLSNLPWHRDCGMGGHALNCPLIITSTFVQPLNEQTGELRMLPGSQNGSCVPIDADDPKAPRGVAIAAEPGDVSLHYGDCMHAAPTPRGHGPGTYRISALTSFIREGARSNPRKGAYNDVLLGRDDGQVEHLSDVAAQEARQAESG from the coding sequence ATGTTGCCCGACGGTTTTTCCGAACTCGACTTCGACGAATACCACCAGGTCGAACTCCCGAGGCTTCTGGCTGAAGGCAACGGGGCACTAGCGTTCGCAGAAGTAAAGCGTCGCGGCTCACTCGCCTTCCGTATCGCCGGCGGCAGCGCGTACACCTACACGACCGGCTCCAACGGAATCGACATCCTGCCCGGTGACGAGACCGCTCGAACCGTTCTCGAACTGAGCCATGAAGCCTGGCAGGAAATCGTTCACGAGATTCAGACCGCGCCTGGACTGTTGTATCGCGGAGAAATCAATTGCCTTCGAGGCAAGGCGATCCGCCTGGTGGTCTGGGAACCCGCTCTACGCGCGATCTACAACGGCCGCCCGATCTTCAATCCAGAAGAGTTCGAACTGACCGACCGTCACGGCGCCCCCCTCGATCCCGCGACTGCATTCACGCTCGATGACGATCGCACCGACATGACGCACTTCCTGCGCAATGCGGGCTACCTGGTCGTCAAACGGGTCTTCTCCGCACAAGAAGTCAGTCTCTTTCAGGAGCAAGCTGAAGAACTCCGGCGCACAGCAGTTCAGGGGGACCGGAAATCCTGGTGGGGCAAGAACGCGGCGGGAGATTCCGTGCTGTGTCGCGTGACCAACGCCGGAAGGGCCGACTCCTTCAGAGGCCTCTATCGGGACCCCCGCATCACGGGCCTGATCGATCTGTCCGACACCAAGCTCGAATCGCGCGGAGAAAAGGCCGGCGACGACTGCGCGACGGTGATCTTCAAGAACCCGGACATGGCGGAAGGACTCTCCAACCTGCCCTGGCATCGCGATTGCGGCATGGGAGGACACGCCTTGAACTGTCCCCTCATCATCACGTCGACTTTCGTGCAACCCCTGAACGAACAGACCGGCGAATTGAGAATGCTTCCGGGTTCACAGAATGGCTCCTGCGTTCCGATCGATGCCGACGATCCGAAGGCTCCCAGAGGCGTCGCGATCGCTGCCGAACCGGGTGACGTTTCGCTGCACTACGGCGATTGCATGCACGCGGCTCCTACGCCGCGGGGCCACGGTCCGGGCACCTACCGCATCAGCGCTCTCACCTCTTTCATCCGGGAGGGAGCGCGTTCGAACCCTCGTAAAGGTGCCTACAACGACGTCCTGCTGGGCCGCGACGACGGTCAGGTCGAACATCTCTCGGATGTAGCAGCTCAAGAAGCGCGCCAGGCCGAGTCGGGCTGA
- a CDS encoding VWA domain-containing protein encodes MRLVVETPESGAKIDSDQALAFVSGRALRLADGNPSSWLQAFEVLIVIDTSASTRAPSGADVDGDGRLGRMPFAQWLPFLPRFISLESDDLGDSILAAEVAAARTLLSQLEPDTSRVGIVAFAGDDYSEEPDAFTVVPLTDDYAQVEDALDRLLEMGSAGMTNIPNAIDVAVAELSTFSRRSSDPEYRSRRVVLFMTDGQPTLPVPNRPSENARRALEAAERAALETVRLHAFGISPESTEQPEVLEALAHLTGGTYTAVRHPRDLVATFSDIRLAEIAEIEIVNRTNHVPAEFTHLAADGSFSGVVELTEGVNQVDVRALSSDGLEAMQTIDVHLLSGAGRQRLTSRLLERRRRLLENRLDELGEEFRDALAAQMERERAERRREKQLEVELEEDESGAIQLPAEME; translated from the coding sequence TTGAGGCTCGTGGTCGAAACGCCGGAGAGTGGGGCGAAGATCGATAGTGACCAGGCGCTCGCCTTCGTCTCCGGGCGCGCTCTACGTCTGGCGGATGGCAATCCGTCGAGCTGGCTGCAGGCGTTCGAAGTCCTGATCGTCATCGACACCTCGGCCAGTACCCGCGCACCATCGGGTGCGGACGTCGATGGAGATGGACGGCTGGGCCGGATGCCCTTTGCGCAATGGCTGCCGTTTCTGCCGCGCTTCATCTCGCTGGAAAGTGATGACCTCGGCGACAGCATACTGGCCGCCGAGGTCGCCGCAGCCCGCACGCTGCTTTCGCAACTCGAACCCGATACCTCGCGTGTCGGCATCGTTGCGTTCGCAGGAGACGACTACAGTGAAGAACCGGATGCCTTCACGGTCGTTCCGTTGACCGATGACTACGCACAAGTGGAGGACGCGCTCGACCGCCTGCTCGAAATGGGTTCAGCGGGCATGACGAATATTCCGAATGCGATAGATGTTGCCGTTGCCGAGCTGTCGACCTTTAGCCGACGATCGAGCGACCCCGAGTATCGCAGCCGCAGGGTCGTTCTCTTCATGACTGACGGACAGCCAACTCTCCCGGTGCCGAACCGTCCAAGTGAGAATGCTCGTCGTGCGCTCGAGGCCGCGGAGCGCGCAGCTCTCGAGACCGTTCGCCTGCACGCCTTCGGTATCAGTCCGGAATCGACGGAGCAACCCGAAGTCCTGGAGGCTTTGGCTCACCTCACAGGCGGAACCTACACGGCCGTACGGCATCCCCGCGACCTGGTTGCGACCTTCAGTGACATTCGCCTGGCCGAGATCGCCGAGATCGAGATCGTGAACCGCACCAATCACGTTCCCGCCGAGTTTACTCACCTGGCTGCCGACGGGAGTTTCTCTGGCGTCGTCGAATTGACCGAGGGAGTGAATCAGGTCGATGTTCGCGCTCTTTCGAGCGATGGTCTCGAAGCGATGCAGACGATTGATGTGCACCTCTTGTCCGGGGCGGGACGTCAACGCCTGACCAGCCGGTTGCTCGAACGGCGGAGACGGCTGCTCGAGAATCGTCTGGACGAACTCGGTGAGGAGTTTCGCGACGCGCTTGCAGCTCAGATGGAGCGCGAACGCGCAGAAAGGCGCAGAGAGAAGCAGTTGGAGGTTGAGCTCGAAGAGGATGAATCCGGCGCGATACAGCTTCCAGCGGAGATGGAATAG